The genomic DNA aaacGCTGCGGCGTGTCCAGAgatgttattattaatttaaagatGAGTTTGCAGATTATATTCTGTGTGAGGAGGGATGTTATTAACACACAGGATTAGATAAAGTAGTAGTATGACATGATGTAGTGATGTGAACTGTTCAGTCTTCAGtttgaagtaaaagtaccacAAGTAAACGAAGCAGTGAAACTTCCTGTGACGACTCAGTTCATTAAATCTGTCACATATTATTCATACAGAGACAATcagagtgaaatgtttttatgtgagcTCACACAACTCAATCAACAGTTCaattaaaacagaataataattagAGCCCACAGGCTGTTACTCTCAAACgaattatttaattatctaCATCGaagtttaatgttttcagaTTTCATAGAAGTTATTATAGAAGCAGTGTGAGTAGATAAGTAAGtatgaagtcattttaatggagctgaataaataataaaaacaataatgagtACAGTGACTAAGAGAGGTATTTAAGGCGCGGTCTGTGTCCTCATTCTGGATTCTTGTGGTCTCTCCATGAGCCTCTCGGTGCCGGTCTGGATTGTCCAGAAGCTTCAAATCATTTCGACTCATCTGCTGTGAGACTCTGCAGCTTTTCTCACTTTAAAATGAAGATTTATAAACAAACTGTGATGGTGTTTGTCCGGGCTGCTCGATTGTTTGACAGATACTGGTGAATGAATCATGATACGTGGGAACAaacaaaagtataaaacatgttttcttgctCCTGGAGAAGAAGATTTGTCTCCGCAGAGCCACAGCACTTCTGTAAGACGCTGTTTTCTCACAGATTTGAGTCTTTTTATCAGAAAATCCTGCAGCTTCTGGTATTCGGATCATATTTGAAGTCAGTATTTCTTCTCATTAGTTAAATGCTCGGTAGACGTCGGAGCTCCTTcacgtgtttgtttgtctccacaGGTGATTCCTCGGCACACTGCGCGTTCATACCAGGTTTGCATTCTGACCTGCAAGCCAATGTAAGTCGAGTTGAGTGACTGCGTGTGAAAGAGGTATTGAAGctgagttcatttcattttttacccTCTTCGACATCCTTTAAGGAGATAAtggggcttttttttaaaaaggggctGATTGGTCAGGAATGTATTTTTGTGCCGTCCGCAGCCGGTAAGTTAAACGGTTATCAcgacaacaaacacagcaccaCGAGGAATCTGAGCCAGTTAATTTGGACGCGGCACAAAAATGCATTCCTGACTTGCATGGAGGATGCTGGGATATCATCTTCACTCATGAGGGCTTTTGGTGACCTCAGGTACCGGGGGGGATTGTTAGACTCTAATTTGGATTTCTGGTCCGTCTGAATCTGGTTTTTATCTTCTggctttcttctttcttcacctGCTCAGCTCTGTTAATGGTTTGTACTGATCATACGATCAGAATCAGTCGATAGAAACTTAATTGAATCATtatttgtgaaacatttctgtACGATATTTCATACAAACgctggtttgtttgtctgtgtgtctcagggaCCATCACCATCCTCATGTCCTATGGAGGAGGCTTCTACGGACGCACTGAGCGCGTCCACCAGGCGCCGCACTACGACCAGGTACCGCATGGCTCTTTACCCCGGGTAGACTCCGACGACCTGCCGCCGCTGAGGGAGCAGAGGGCGGCTCGCAACGCTCAGAGCGCcgaccccctccctcctccgccTCTGCCGGACCAGCCGCCCGTGGGCCCCGAGTTCGATCCCAGCGGCAGCGAGGACAATGTAGACCCAGACCTCGACCCCGCCCTCGATATTAAACCGGTCCACCGCTTCATCCCCGACTCATGGAAGAACTTCTTCAGAGGGAGTAACCGCAGCAGCAACAAGCCGTGGTCCATGTCGGGCTCCTcggccaacaacaacaacagcaccagcGAGGGCGTGCGCTGCTCGCCTCCACAGTCGCCCTCTGTTCCGGGATCGTACCGGGATCCTTATGGAGGCTCAGGCAGCAGCTGCAACTCACGCAAGGAGCTTCTGGAACTACACGACGCCCACGAGTCAGTGTCAGGACGCACCTACCAAACGGGTCTGACCTACAGCGAGCGAGTGGAGGAGTACCATCTGCGCTACGCCTTCATGAAGTCCTGGGCGGGGCTGCTGAGGATTCTGGGCTGCGTGGAGCTCCTGCTGGGAGCGGCCGTGTTCGCCTGCGTCTGCGCCTACATCCACAAAGACAACGAGTGGTTCAACATGTTCGGATACTCGTCCCCGGGCGGAGCTTACGGTGGAGGAGGGATGTACGGCGGCGTCACAGGCGGGGCCTACTACACGGGTCCAAAGACCCCGTTTGTGTTGGTGGTGGCAGGGCTGGCCTGGCTGGTCACTGTGATCATGCTGGTGCTCGGGATGACCATGTACTACCGCACCATCCTGCTGGACTCCTCCTGGTGGCCTCTGACGGAGTTCACCTTAAACCTGTCACTGGCTGTGCTGTACATGGCAGCGGGTAGGTGGTGCCTCTTTATTAACGTtaacgattttttttttatttatttgtgagtATCTGTAGGTCAATTTCTATCACATGTACACCTGCAGTCTGTAGTTTGTCCTTCACACGagaaagaagagggtgaggcgaggggttgTAAACGAaacactggccctttaagtaAAGAAGAGACCAAAACCATCTGTAGGTTATCAtaacatatttctttttgtgtttacaggCATCGTTTATGTCCGGGACACGACCCGCGGAGGACTCTGCTCCTACCCGGTCTTCAACAACGGCATCAACGGGGCGTTCTGCAGAACGGAGGCGGGCCAGACCGCAGCCATCATCTTCCTGTTTGTCACCATGGTCGTTTATCTGATCGGTT from Larimichthys crocea isolate SSNF chromosome IX, L_crocea_2.0, whole genome shotgun sequence includes the following:
- the marveld2a gene encoding MARVEL domain-containing protein 2 is translated as MSYGGGFYGRTERVHQAPHYDQVPHGSLPRVDSDDLPPLREQRAARNAQSADPLPPPPLPDQPPVGPEFDPSGSEDNVDPDLDPALDIKPVHRFIPDSWKNFFRGSNRSSNKPWSMSGSSANNNNSTSEGVRCSPPQSPSVPGSYRDPYGGSGSSCNSRKELLELHDAHESVSGRTYQTGLTYSERVEEYHLRYAFMKSWAGLLRILGCVELLLGAAVFACVCAYIHKDNEWFNMFGYSSPGGAYGGGGMYGGVTGGAYYTGPKTPFVLVVAGLAWLVTVIMLVLGMTMYYRTILLDSSWWPLTEFTLNLSLAVLYMAAGIVYVRDTTRGGLCSYPVFNNGINGAFCRTEAGQTAAIIFLFVTMVVYLIGSMVCLKLWRHEAARRYREKYGQAMHPTSDMRAERSLMVPVSVPVSVPDDKDPEQVHGSSVVPIRAAPRAIPPKVLQGTIPSGHIPKPVILPDYIAKYTTIHSDEERDQYRAVFNDQYAEYKELHAEVQLTLKKFDEMDAMMRSLPQNPTSQMEVDRINRILQEYQRKRNDPTFLEKKERCEYLKSKLSHIKQKIQEYDKVMEWNDGYS